The genomic window GGAGAATCCACTGGCGAGGAGGGAAAGAGCAGAGGAAAAGGAAGGAAGACACTGAAATGGCGAACCACAAACCAGCCTTGTTCCTCAGCTCAATTTTGATGCTCTCGCTTGTCCTCGCTGTCTCCATGGCTGAAAGCCGAATTCTTGGATGTAAGTATTTGAATATGGGTTCCAcactaatttttatattagcaaTGGATTGAGTACAAAAATGGATTCGAACCTGTtcgtatttcatttttttatgagaatactATTAATCTACAAGCTCATTGATTCGACCCGATTCCATATTCAAAATGTTATGCATGGACATTTGCATCTGCAGAGTATAGTTATTAACTCGAGTCTTGAAATAAGCCGGGTTTGATAGTAGCATTTTATGTTGCTTGCTTGTGTGAAGGCATTcgataaattcttttaaaatgttgaccccatttttttttgtcaacgtTAAAAATTGACAAGCAGTGACAGGATCCCTCAAGGGCAAGACTCCAGAATGTGATGAAGTGTTTGGAGTGGGAAGTGGAGACAATTGCTTTGACATTACACAAACATTCAATTTGACCACCAAATTGTTTGACTCTATCAACCCTAATCTCAACTGTGATGCTCTCTTCGTGGGTCAATGGCTATGTGTTGCAGGATCAGCTTGAAGACTGAATTAAGTTGTTAATCAGTTGCTTATCCTTTCCAAGGCATCTCGAAATAAACAAGTATTGTATGAATAAGGAGATTATgaactccatttatttccttggatcattgatgttttgtttttgttcttaaacaATAAAATCGGCCATGgatacagaaagaacagaagcTTGTACCTGGATAAAATAGTTCAATAATGCTTCACGATGACAAAACTTTCCAGATTGGTTAAGCTTTCCAGCTGAACAAAAATTCTAGGTTAGGTACAAAAACAGATACAAAAAGATATAAATGGTTTTTGTTGGAAAGATagagacaaaaatataaaataaatatgtttttaaaataattttaaaatgaatttttatcttttaaaatagaaaaatatgttcTTTTAGTATACTATCTCGATATCTTGTGTCTCGAAGACACAATTAAGTGCTATTTTTAAAGTTGAATACTTCAATGATCATAAAATTGCTCAAACTAAGCTTTCTATTTTCaccttattttttcatcaatttgttAATAAAACCTCCCCTTTGTTATGAATTGTATCAACTGAGCGTATgcgtatttttcattttagccAATTTAGTACAATTTTTTCACTATTTGAGTCatcattatgattttattttattgacgtggatgtccgggctaGTTTATGCGTACTTTAGCTAATCTcacgagtcctgaagttaacaatcatgtaaccCTCTAATGACTCTGAGGTTTATGAGATTCGAACTGATGACCTGTAGGGAGCAAAATCtagaacctgaccagttgagctacacccctcaggGTTAATGAACTTTACTTTCTCATGTGTTAGTATCATCACCTGCCCGACCCCCTCTCTTCCGAGTAGATTAACAGAGGACTTTTTCATGGATTCACGATTTTCAGAGACGATGAATTACATAGCATTCGCAATTACATGAACAGCAAGTGGTTGCTTCAAGGCCAAAACCCCAGAATGTGATCGAGGGTTTGGAGGAGGAAGTGGTGACACTTGCTTTGACATTTATACAATCGTTCAACTTGACCACTGAATTCTTTGACTCTATAAACCCAAATCTCAAGGTTCAATGGCTATGCGTAGCTGGATCAGCTTAAAGACTGCATGAATACGTTGCTGAGTTAATTACTCATCCTTTCCAGGGCATCTACTGTATGTACAAGGAGATTAAGAACTCCATTTAGTTCCTTGAAagattattgttttctttctttctttttttaactacaaattACATCATGGTGTTGATCTATAAGTAAACTTTGTTCTTGttatgaaatttctttttttcactgaGAAAAAAAGACTATCACTATAAATTAATCATTCATCTTTTGTCAGAATGTGTATGTGTAACAGAGACTTTCGAAAAGAAATACATCCAGCTTAAGTATAAATTAATAACAACCTGAACTTAGTCAAAGGAGTCAAACTTCATTGCTGACAGAAATTGTAGAgcaaaatatgatttgattatTAAAGCCTGTTTTAAGGTTTACAAAGGGTGATCGtaacttaataaatttgattacaAGACAAAGATAGTGATTCAATGTATATGGTTTATGGCAACAAATAATTGCAAAAGTAATCACCATCTCGAAAGTAAATCCCAACAACTTAACTGCTCAAGCAAATAAGCTTCGAATCTTACCCCAATAATCATTGGAATTGTTGGTTCTATTCTCAGCTTCATTTTGTTGTCTCAAAGCTTCTGGAAGAGCTTTCATGTGCGTTTCTAGTTCAGCTTTCCAACTGATCAGCTGTGTACGGAGATCGTCTGCATCTTCTCGGATGTGAATTTCTTCTTCTGCAATCTCATCAAGTCTCTTTTTCAATGCTTCCCTCTCTGCAGCAAGACTGCTTGCATTGTTGATAAGATCTCCATAATGGTTCTTGAGGTCAGAAATtccttttttcttatcttcaaTGGAACATTTCAGTGCACTTGTCCTATCAATTTGGTGCTCGTACAATGGGTAGTTGGACACTAGACTATGAAAATTGTCAATGTAAGCTTGAATGATTTCTAACTGCTGAGAATTTAGGAGATCACTTTTCTTTAGATTCTTCATTGTAGCTAGCAACAGGAGGCCATCAGGTGATCTTGCTACTTCCGTCAGGGGTTTCAATaagattttctttatcaaaccCATAGAGTAGACATGACTCTCGGGGCTCCCAACATCAGACTCATAAGATTCAGTATGTGTATTTGCACTTGATTCAGGCTGCGAAGAAGACACAGGACATGGTCTGACCAATTGTTCCATGGTAGCAAATAGAGACTCGATTTCTGTAATTGTTTCTGAAGTTCGTCTCGAGGAAGTGTGAGATGCGAGCTTCTGAGTGGAGGTTTCATTGGTTGAAGATGCAGAAGTTGATGCAAGAGATTGTTCTCCAGCACTGGGAGGAGATACAAGAACAATGCTTTTTTGCTGACTTGAAGAAGCAGTCATAAATTGGTCTTGCGGGAATTCCTTCTGTAGTAATTTCAGTTTTTCTTTAAGTATCATCTAAGAAGAAAAGACGGTGCTTGAatggtttaatttgaaatagAGAATTACCTCGTCAGTTGCTTGAGAATCATTTTGAACTTGCTGAGAGATGGGAGCTTCAATGTCAATGGGAGCTAGGGGACTCTGACCTTGTTCACGATCCTCCTGCGTTCAGGATGTGGCAAGCTTTTCAAGATCATGTCAGGAACAGTGCAACTAAAAAGAAGAGACAGCTACCTTATCATTCAAAGTTGCCTGGGAATCTTGGTATATTGAGGTCACTTGAGGGCCTGGTTTCATCAATCCATTTCTCATGGCCTGTTCTTTGATAACAAGATTAGTGCTTGTTTCGATGACAGGATGGGAATCTTTTCCAGCATCTGGATTCTCATTCACGTGCAAATTCTCAGAAGCTGGTCCTTCAGAGACAGcatacatttgatttttatgtgcTGCAGTTGTCTCACGGGCTAAGCTGGGCTGCCTAGATGAGCTTGGCAATTTGGACTGTGCCATGCCATAACCCAGCAAATGAAATTGAGTTGGAAATGAGTCAACTAAAGAATTAGAGGTCACTACACAAAGAGGATTTGAATGGATAGAGGAGCTTTTTGTTGACTCCCTATGTGAAGCTGTATCGTTACATTACTTAAGAGTCACAGTATGGTGAAAGCAGTAGAAATTTAACAAGATTATTCGTTAGTTTTATGTTGGCAGAGTAGCTAGACATTAGTTGCTCATGTTTTCTGGATCcaggagaaaaggaaaacaaaatctgGACTAGGCAACTAAATTTGGCAAAAGAATTCATACCTTCTTCACGAACAAGTTATGTATAGTCAAATTAAGGTCATCCTTCCAGAATCCTGTGCTGTCTCCTTCTGTTAATTGTACTCTCTCTAGCTTTGGGGTGTTTATGACTCCCCGGGAAAACAATTCCATCTTCGGGCACTGATCTATGAATACTCTCTCCAATGAAGGAAACATCAATGCACAGTTTTGCATGTAGAAGCTTGTGAGGCTTGGTAAGCAGTGAAATGCCAAATTTTCCAACTTATGAAAAACGATCTCATTTTCTGCTTCATTTTCGTCGTCTGCAACTACTACTTCAATCGTTTCACATTCGACTACACTCATGCTAGTGAGTTGCACAAGATTTTTAGCTGTTGAGGAAGACATCAAACTTGCTAGCCCATTACATTTTGAGACTTCCAAAGTCATCAGGCATCGGAAAGATACCGACATTGGAATTAAAGTTTTCAGTGTGCCACATTCAGATACTCGAAGAATTTCTAGATTTTGGAAAATTTGACATGCCTGCGAGCTTTCTTTCGACAGATGCATGAGTTCCGGCAGCTTAGACAGCTCCAATACTCTTAGCTGAGCAAAGACCTGGTTCGGCCTGCTACTCATCTCTTCAAGCCGGACTATTTCTTCGAAAGAAGCATCACACACAACAAGGCTCTCTAAAATGTTGAATCTCTGAAGGAACCAGGATGGAAAATCAACACAATCAATGGGAAAGTGGACGAGTTCAAGAACCTTTAGTCGGCAGAAGAACTCGGTCCGAAATTGGCCACACTGTGTCACCTCCATGATAGCATTCCAATCCActctcaatttcttcaattctgGAAATGCAACCTGCAAACCAATCCAAGACATAAGAAAGTAGGATTTAGTGTCCCTTTAATGTACAGGATATTATTGCCTAAACTGGCAGGCTCCCACCACCAACCATTACCATCATTTAATTCAAGTCAACTTGTGTatattgcaaaaacaaaagaagaactCATGAATATGTTATATTTCATATTCTCCCAGAATGGAAACCTGGATAATTGATTCAGCACCATGGTTAGAAGagtgaataatgaaattatttttagttggtTACTGTTCCAGGATTATGAGGTTCAACATCTTACATATATATCTATCCTTTGATGGTTACATCCATTATTTACATTATTCTACCAATGTTTTGCTTTCAgaatgatttaatatataacCAGAAAAACAGAGTCACTATAGTATGTATTAACATCTACAACATGGGGAATTGGTGAAAGAGGCTTGAGTAGACAAACTGACCTTATAGGTGAGAAGTGCAGTGAAATTATAATTGTCTCCCTGACCTTGCCTCTGCTCTTTTCCTTTATCAACTGAATTAGGCTCCGGTTCCTCTATAAGGGAGGAGATGAAGATCTTCATATTTGGACAATCATCTATGCAAATCTCTTCTAACGATGTAAGATTCAGAACACCACTTCCTGAGTAGATATTGCTTAACTCAGGTAAAGACTCGAGAATGATCACTTTTAGTACAGGAAATATGATTTTATCCattgcttcttcttcccctgctctCTCCTTGGTGATGATTTCTTCCATCTTGTCACAGTTTCTTATTACAATTTTCTGGAGATGCACAAGGCTCAATGCCATCGATGGTGTAAATATATTTCTCAAGCTGCTACAGTCATGAACTTCTAGAAAATTAAGGTTTCTGAATTCCAGAATTCCTTGAGGATCTGTGTTACATATATGTCTCAACCTTGATAAACCAATCAAGTTCAATTCATATAAAAGGGGTAACCAAACCCTCCCTTCCTCTGGACTaatacctttcaaatcaaataccCCTTCTAGTAAATCACAGTTTCTCACTTGCAGTTCCTGCAAATCGTTCATAAACTGTAGCAGAGTGGAAGGTAAAGCATCGAGCGAATAACAGTATTCATCCACCGTGAGGTTTGTTAAATTTCTGAAGAAGTTGAAAGGAAGTTGGCATTGCCATCTCTCTTTCAATTGAGGAAAGTCAGATACCTTTAGCCTCTTTACACCATCAAATCCAACCTGCTCCAATCCAAATTATTgcattagttaaaaaaaagaagaagaagctaaatTGCTGAAGCACCTACTCATTcctagaagaaaaggaaaaatgaatatttgaattattatgAAAGAGGAGCAAGAATCAAGCCATGCTCATAATACAGGAGTTATTGATACATACCATTTCTGTGTATAAGTGTTGTATGGTAATATCAAGATTACCATGCCAATGCACTCTATTCTTAGAATACTTTTTCCAGTGTACTCCCAGCAGCTTTGGCGTGCTTAACACTCCTGGAGAGAAAATTCTCATATTAGGACATTCTTCGACAACCATTTCTTTCAATGATGGAAATCTGAAGGCATAATTTCCAAAGCAGAAGCTTGTGAGATTCTGTAAATCTAGAAGTTCCAAATATTCTAGTTTGCTGAAAATGATCTCATCATCTGCTTCATCTCCTCCCTGTCTTGCCACCACTACTGTCACTTTTTTGCAATGAGCTATGGTCAACTTAACAAGTTGCACAAGACTTTTAGCCGTTGATGATGTAAACAAGTTCAATAATCCAAGGCACGACTGTATATCCAGAGttgttaaattttgaaaacacaCATAAGATGGTGCTAAACTGACCAAACTGTGACAATCCTCTACTTTGAGAGTCTTAAGATTGTGAAGAATGGGAGCTAGCAGGTGGTCTTGCTTCCATATATGTTTTATATCATGAACTGCAtgtattgttaaattttttaatcgtGCAAGTGCACGTCTCTCTTCACCAACAACTTCTCTGATCGATGGTAGCTTTTTGAATGAACTATGCCCTTTGTACAGGAATAGCTTTTTGAAAGAACTATGTGTCACGGATAGTGTTTCAAGATTCCGTAATCTTTGCAGGAAACCGAATGAGATAGGATCTGATTTAACACCAAAATCGTGTAACTTTAGAACTTTCAATGAGGAATAGCACTCTATTGGAAGTTGGTGATGCCAAATGATTGAAGCAGTTGTGTTCTTGCCACCTAATGACAATTCCTCCAGGTTGGAGATCACCTGCAACACACTCAAACAAAAGCAAAGTGGGAGTTGATATTCTGTCCAAATAAAAGTAATTTCACCTGCATTAATTTACACAatgggaaagagaaaaaaaaggaaaattaagcGCTCACGTACCAATTTAGTATCTAATCAGCAAAAAATGCACTGAAGGGTCTGATCCCATGAGGGACCTGATTCATTTTACCTCTTTTAAGGGTGAAAAGAACCATCTGACATGATATTAGTTATTCCATCTAAACCAAAATTTCTCTATATTTCTTGTAGAAACTTGTTGTAAGTTGAGTTACTAACCAGCaacaaggaaaaacaaataaagtaaaaaagggAAGAGAAGTTAGTGCTATGCTATATCATATTTCTATCAAAGTTTTACTTGATTTCATTCCAAGTGCATTTGGCGCAGAGTCTAGACTGTTCCGACGATATTCATGGCCATTGGAACAGCCTTTCAATGAGAAGCAGATGTTTGATATTATGCAGCCAATAACTCGGAACATATTGCTTTGCACAGtgaaagtttggaaaagaaaaggaaaagcttTGTGCAGAGAAAcgttcatttttcatattttttttctcaaatccaGGAACTGACCCTTAAACTATCACTTCCAATGAATATGATGGTAATACAATTGAAATATGTTGAGGCATGAAAGTATCACAGGTTTTTGAATACCTCAGAGAAGAAGTGAAAGGAAAACAGAAGGCATAATTTAGATTCATACCTTTTCGACGAAGAAGAGAGGTTGTTGAGCCGGGATACCAAGTTGGACTTCCCCTTGAGTTTCTTGAGATTTAAGAAATTTGGAGCCGAATAATGCTACATTGCAGCAATCAGACACCGCCAACCTTTTTAACATGGGAGATTTCCAAGTATGTTTCCCTGGATATAAGTTCCTGAATTCTGGTAATTCTTGAAGTTTCAATGAGGTTAGCAGcggaaacacaaaacaatgggCTGCTTCACCATTGTCCACCTTCACAATAATTTCCTCCAGTTTCCCACAATGCTCTATCTTGAGTTTTTCGAGTTGCACAAGTTCTCTAGCTATAGAGAAGGGAAACAGATTCTTCAATACATTACAATCAGAAACCTTTAATGCATGTAGATTTTGGAAGCTGAGTATTCCTTGAGGATCTTTATTCCATATATGCTTCAGTTTGCCTAGTCCAATCAAGGACAAGTCTCTTAACTGAAGGGAACCAGATGCACCAGTTTCTTGAAGGTCAAAGATCTCTTCTAAGAAAGGACAATGACGGATATCCAACATCTCTACCATCCGGAATGTTTCTAGCAAAATTGATGGGAAAACCCTCACTAGCCTTTTACAGCTAGAAATTGTTACTGATTGTAGTTGACAAAAGGAATCTTCAGCTAGTTGGTTGTGCCACATCTTTTCCAAGTTCTCTATGTGGGAAATTTTGATTTCAGCTAGGCTAGGGAATGCAACCTGCAAGGTCCATCTGTCTTTGTTAAGCACAATAAACATGCCTGTAATAATAAATAGAACATATACGAAAGATCTATATATGAAGAAGGTAAACTATGAATAAATGGAAACCTGTGAAGACAGAACCAAATTTCTTATATCAGTTGATCCTATATATGAATTtgatttaagaaaatcaaaactatgTATTAAATGGAAATCAAATGGATAAGTAGTCATATGGAAAAAAATTGCTGATTAAACCATAAAACTAAGAaccttttttaaagaaaattgggcatcaaattaaaatgtaaaagaatAGATAAAAAATGGTCAGTTAAAAGTATTACCCTGCAAAAAATTGTCCTTCTGATTAAAGAAGAGAAAGGCTTACACTTTACAGCTTCGGTGGTCTATCAGTCCTTTTAGACTTCAAAAATTTGACATTTTAATTAACCTTTATGAAGACCGATCACaggtaaattaatataaaaataacagaaattTTGGTTGACTTATTTTAGATTTGTAACACTATCTTGaaatttttccttaaaattcATAAAGCTTTATGTTCTTTCATATTCTTTTCAATAGTACTGAAGAGAGGGATTACGACCTCGATCACCTTTCAGAATCTGAAATGATTCGAGCTTTGATATATGAAGTGAAAGAAGGAAGGGCGAAAGAGAGGAGAATAGAAGAAGAGGTCACCTTTTCATCAAAGAGAGGCTGAACGGCATTGTGGTCACTCTCCCTTGAATGCAATTCTCCAGGTTCAATGTCAACTGTCATGTTCGCGCTATCGGGACAGGAGATGAATGTCTTAAATTCAGGGCAATAACAAATGTACAGTTGTTTCAACACTTTACACTTGATCAGCGAGCCAGCACAGAACCATGTGAGTCTTGGAAGATCAGAGAGCTCAACATCTTCCAGTTTATCAAAGCACATCTCGCTCatcatttctccttcttccacTCCTTCTACAGATATTATCTCTTCCATGGACTTGCAATTACGTACAGTAAGATACTTGAGTTGCACAAGACTTTTAACCATGGAAGGAGAAAACAGATATTTCAGGCTGTGGCAATCATCCACATATAATGTCTGTAAATTTTGAACAGGAAATGTATTTTCCCGATGAAGCTGGCCATGCCATATCTTTTCAACGTTGATAGAGACCAATTCCAACTTCTTCAGTTTCGGGATAAGAATCTGCatgtaatatttttgttttattaaggaCATTATTCTCAAAGTCAAGGACATGAAATAGTTTCCGTCTATAGGAAGAAGGTATGATGGATTGAAGTATTAAACTGCAAACAATATCATTACTGAAAACTTTGAACAACAGTCATAATTTTATCACTAGAAATTTCTATCAATTGGCAATTGTACGAGCTTTTTTAGTTTCTTATCCACTATTTAAACATCCAACCAATCTAAAAacctaaatttataaagaagGTATATTATACATAGTTGAATGAAAACTATGTAGGTACCTTTTCACAGAAAAGCTGGAGAGGATTTCTCGGCTCATCCTCTGAAATTTCTTTAGATTGCAATCCCACGCTAGTTGCCACTGGATTCAGTTGAGCTTGACAGAGTCGAGATGTCTTCTCTCTGGAGCAAAAGTTTTTGAGATGCGGCAAACACCGAAGCGATAGTGAGCTCAATTGATTGAACTCCATCACATCAATTTCTGTACAAGAGTCTTCAAATTCATCACCTTCCTCAGCAACAATCTCTTCCATGGTTAGGCAAAACGAAATATTGATGGTTTGAAGTTGCGAAAGTCCTCGTGCAATGGAGAATGGGAAGAGATGCTTCAATTTAACACAGTTCCCCACTTCTATGATTGTTAGTTTCCTGAAAGACTCTGCTGTGAGAATGCCATGGCAAAGTTTCTCCAAGGATACCAAATTGTAGAGAAACAAAGACTCCAACACAGGGAAGACATGAGAAGGAACCTCGCTGCTAGTGTTAATAATATATTGAGTATCAGAACTATTGTGGAGATGGAGGTGCCGCAGTTGTAGAAATCCTTCCGTGTCTAGTTCAGAGACGACATTATTAACACCCTTTAGTTCAAGTAAATACAAATCTTGAGTTCTCTTCAACAACATTAGAACACCATGCTCCAAATGACTGGCGCATGTGTTGAGCCTGAGCTTCAATGTTCTCAAGCTCTGATAAACACCATCCCAATCCCAGACATCTCCAATAAATATTCTGAATCTTTCTAATCTTTTAGAGAGCATGCCTTTTGACATAACATGAGAATCTAGAACATGTATGTCCACATTTGTCAAGTGAGGCAAATGATCCAATTCAACAAGACTGGCATTGTCCTCCCCTTCAGTAGCCCAATGATGGAAGCTGTTTCCCATACACAATTCTTCTAGCATGGACAAGTTTGAGAAGATATTTGGTGGAATTACGTCAAGTTCAAAACAATCACTCAAATCCAACATTCTCAGCTTAGTCAACTGCCCTATTTGAATTGGCAAATGCTTAATATTAGATTTGGCAAAGCTGAGAATTTCCAATTTCTTCAGCTCCCCAATGTCAGCTATCTCTCCCAATGAAGATTGATGAAGACACAAAGTTCGAAGGTTTTTTAGGAAATGAAGAGGTGAAGGCAAAGACACAAGAGAAATGTTAGTCAATACTAAGACTTTCAGTTTGTGCATTCCTCTACATATGTTGCTACTTATTTCTAGAGAAGGATCCTCACTCcttacatgtaaaaatttaagttgtggGTACTCCATCTCTCTAAGAAGCTCGATATTAGAACTTAACCAAATTTCTTTATACTTCTTTAACATATTCTTAGCAGACCATTTTGGTTCAACCTCATCACCCCCAACAAATACGTGGCAGTCTCTAAAAGCAATTGATATAGCAACATCACGCACAGCATCATGCATAGAAAATTGCCAATCGCTATGATTTTCTAGCAACAATCCAGAGGCCTTGAGTTTATGAACCAACGAATGCACTCTGTCTTGTGCTTCTTCAACTGTAACAAAGCCAGAAAACAAGCCCAAACCCATACCATATTTCAACAAGTCGCGAGTGGATGCATTATAACCCATTCGACtacaaagaagaaaagttgATTTCAACTCCTTACTTTCAAGATGATTATAACTTAGTTCTATAGCCGCATAAACATCTTCCTGCACTCCTGCGAAGTTTCTTGGAGATGGTCTCTTTAGTTCCCGTAATGCATTCTTCCACTGGGACAAGTTCTTGTTCTTCAGAGCTCTTGCAACAGTTACAATGGCCACCGGTAAACCTGCACACATTTTGGCCACCTCAATTGCCAAGGATTGCAAATCTGGATGTTCAACGTGATCTCCTGCTAAGTAGTAATATAGGTTACTGTTAGCTTTTCTCTGGTTCATGGAAGCAGTTGCTTATACTCACTAGAAAACAAATGATTaacattttagatttttgtaTTTGCGTGTCTACTAGGTAGTGATATATGGTAttgatagatgaaaaaaaaattaatcacctGCCATCTTTTTGAACAACTCCCACGTTTCTTCTTCAGATAAAGCATTGATGGGAAAGTTCTTTTGAATATCCATTCCACAAGATAAAACATCAAATTCCCTCGATGTCACCAGCATCTTGCATCCTTCGTGTTCATCCTTGAGTGGAATCCCAACTGCTTCTAAATCAAGACTCTTCCACAAATCGTCTAGAATAATAAGAATTTTCTGCTCTTGTTTCAACCTCTGGCGCAATCGACCAGCTCTTCCACATTCACTTTCCTCATCAAATTTTAGAGAAAGCTGGTCTGCAATCTGCCCTTGAATTTTCTTGATGTCTTGGGTTTGGGTTATAGTGGCAAACACTACCTGGTTAAATAATTTCTCCTGAATGGCTTGTCTAGCAGCCTCTTTTACCAGCGTTGTCTTCCCCATACCACCCATTCCATACACCCCAACCATGTTCACATCAGCAGTTG from Populus trichocarpa isolate Nisqually-1 chromosome 5, P.trichocarpa_v4.1, whole genome shotgun sequence includes these protein-coding regions:
- the LOC18110142 gene encoding uncharacterized protein LOC18110142 isoform X4, whose translation is MVLENIISIIDVVSHHTVVPIAREINYCFKYNNNSENLKREVKKLKSAQLRVRHSVDDARNNGEAILEDVIEWLSLAEKATEKVERKISEDEDRARKKCFIGLCPDLKARYQCSKKAKAETRFVANLLDERDGFSTVSHRAAPKGMEAISFRSYDVMPSRTPVLKEIMNALTTADVNMVGVYGMRGMGKTVLVKEAARQAVQEKLFNQVVFATITQTPDIKKIQGQIADQLCLKFDEESECGRAGRLRQRLKQEQKILIILDDLWKSLDLEAVGIPLKDEHEGCKMLLTSRVFDVLSSGMDIQKNFPINALSEEETWEFFKKMAGDHVEHPDLQSLAIEVAKMCAGLPVAIVTVARALKNKNLSQWKNALRELKRPSPRNFAGVQEDVYAAIELSYNHLESKELKSTFLLCSRMGYNASTRDLLKYGMGLGLFSGFVTVEEAQDRVHSLVHKLKASGLLLENHSDWQFSMHDAVRDVAISIAFRDCHVFVGGDEVEPKWSAKNMLKKYKEIWLSSNIELLREMEYPQLKFLHVRSEDPSLEISSNICRGMHKLKVLVLTNISLVSLPSPLHFLKNLRTLCLHQSSLGEIADIGELKKLEILSFAKSNIKHLPIQIGQLTKLRMLDLSDCFELDVIPPNIFSNLSMLEELCMGNSFHHWATEGEDNASLVELDHLPHLTNVDIHVLDSHVMSKGMLSKRLERFRIFIGDVWDWDGVYQSLRTLKLRLNTCASHLEHGVLMLLKRTQDLYLLELKGVNNVVSELDTEGFLQLRHLHLHNSSDTQYIINTSSEVPSHVFPVLESLFLYNLVSLEKLCHGILTAESFRKLTIIEVGNCVKLKHLFPFSIARGLSQLQTINISFCLTMEEIVAEEGDEFEDSCTEIDVMEFNQLSSLSLRCLPHLKNFCSREKTSRLCQAQLNPVATSVGLQSKEISEDEPRNPLQLFCEKILIPKLKKLELVSINVEKIWHGQLHRENTFPVQNLQTLYVDDCHSLKYLFSPSMVKSLVQLKYLTVRNCKSMEEIISVEGVEEGEMMSEMCFDKLEDVELSDLPRLTWFCAGSLIKCKVLKQLYICYCPEFKTFISCPDSANMTVDIEPGELHSRESDHNAVQPLFDEKVAFPSLAEIKISHIENLEKMWHNQLAEDSFCQLQSVTISSCKRLVRVFPSILLETFRMVEMLDIRHCPFLEEIFDLQETGASGSLQLRDLSLIGLGKLKHIWNKDPQGILSFQNLHALKVSDCNVLKNLFPFSIARELVQLEKLKIEHCGKLEEIIVKVDNGEAAHCFVFPLLTSLKLQELPEFRNLYPGKHTWKSPMLKRLAVSDCCNVALFGSKFLKSQETQGEVQLGIPAQQPLFFVEKVISNLEELSLGGKNTTASIIWHHQLPIECYSSLKVLKLHDFGVKSDPISFGFLQRLRNLETLSVTHSSFKKLFLYKGHSSFKKLPSIREVVGEERRALARLKNLTIHAVHDIKHIWKQDHLLAPILHNLKTLKVEDCHSLVSLAPSYVCFQNLTTLDIQSCLGLLNLFTSSTAKSLVQLVKLTIAHCKKVTVVVARQGGDEADDEIIFSKLEYLELLDLQNLTSFCFGNYAFRFPSLKEMVVEECPNMRIFSPGVLSTPKLLGVHWKKYSKNRVHWHGNLDITIQHLYTEMVGFDGVKRLKVSDFPQLKERWQCQLPFNFFRNLTNLTVDEYCYSLDALPSTLLQFMNDLQELQVRNCDLLEGVFDLKGISPEEGRVWLPLLYELNLIGLSRLRHICNTDPQGILEFRNLNFLEVHDCSSLRNIFTPSMALSLVHLQKIVIRNCDKMEEIITKERAGEEEAMDKIIFPVLKVIILESLPELSNIYSGSGVLNLTSLEEICIDDCPNMKIFISSLIEEPEPNSVDKGKEQRQGQGDNYNFTALLTYKVAFPELKKLRVDWNAIMEVTQCGQFRTEFFCRLKVLELVHFPIDCVDFPSWFLQRFNILESLVVCDASFEEIVRLEEMSSRPNQVFAQLRVLELSKLPELMHLSKESSQACQIFQNLEILRVSECGTLKTLIPMSVSFRCLMTLEVSKCNGLASLMSSSTAKNLVQLTSMSVVECETIEVVVADDENEAENEIVFHKLENLAFHCLPSLTSFYMQNCALMFPSLERVFIDQCPKMELFSRGVINTPKLERVQLTEGDSTGFWKDDLNLTIHNLFVKKSKLPSSSRQPSLARETTAAHKNQMYAVSEGPASENLHVNENPDAGKDSHPVIETSTNLVIKEQAMRNGLMKPGPQVTSIYQDSQATLNDKEDREQGQSPLAPIDIEAPISQQVQNDSQATDEKEFPQDQFMTASSSQQKSIVLVSPPSAGEQSLASTSASSTNETSTQKLASHTSSRRTSETITEIESLFATMEQLVRPCPVSSSQPESSANTHTESYESDVGSPESHVYSMGLIKKILLKPLTEVARSPDGLLLLATMKNLKKSDLLNSQQLEIIQAYIDNFHSLVSNYPLYEHQIDRTSALKCSIEDKKKGISDLKNHYGDLINNASSLAAEREALKKRLDEIAEEEIHIREDADDLRTQLISWKAELETHMKALPEALRQQNEAENRTNNSNDYWGKIRSLFA